From Vogesella sp. XCS3, the proteins below share one genomic window:
- a CDS encoding 2-isopropylmalate synthase, translated as MQLDIERLIEDFGGPGTLAEALTAAFPDEPVSRAAIYKWRERGTLPLAQLNKLAKLAADQGKRFDFNDYLAGAQPAAQWRSPDMGDRLYIFDTTLRDGEQSPGAAMTKEEKVRIARQLERLGVDVIEAGFAAASPGDADAIRAIAEVIKESTVCSLARANERDIRAAGEAIAPAPRKRIHTFIATSPIHMEKKLRMTPDEVVEAAIKAVKLAREYTDDVEFSAEDALRSDIDFLARIFGEVIKAGATTLNVPDTVGYAVPKVTEAFFRELIAKTPGGDKVIWSAHCHNDLGMAVANSLAAVLGGARQVECTINGLGERAGNAAMEEIVMAVKTRKDVFGVETRVDATQIVPGSKLVSTITGYPVQPNKAIVGANAFAHESGIHQDGVLKHRETYEIMSAESVGWTANRLTLGKLSGRNAFRTKLQALGIVLESEEALNAAFARFKELADKKREIFDEDLHALVSDQLVAAEQEDYKFVSLKVATETGEEPQAHIVFVERGNEHRAESGGSGPVDAAFKAIESVVKSEAELELYSVNAITKGTESQGEVTVRLAKDGRIVNGQGADTDIIVASAKAYLAALNKLSSKTERVHAQGPV; from the coding sequence ATGCAATTGGACATTGAACGTCTAATCGAGGATTTTGGTGGCCCCGGTACGCTCGCGGAAGCGTTGACGGCGGCCTTTCCCGATGAGCCGGTGTCCCGTGCTGCCATCTACAAATGGCGCGAGCGCGGCACTTTGCCGCTGGCACAGCTGAACAAGCTGGCCAAACTCGCTGCCGACCAGGGCAAGCGTTTCGATTTCAACGACTATCTGGCCGGGGCACAACCCGCGGCACAATGGAGATCACCAGACATGGGCGACCGTCTTTACATTTTCGATACCACCCTGCGTGACGGCGAGCAATCGCCAGGCGCGGCCATGACCAAAGAAGAAAAAGTACGTATCGCCCGCCAGCTGGAGCGCCTGGGTGTGGACGTGATCGAAGCCGGTTTTGCCGCCGCCAGCCCGGGTGACGCCGACGCTATCCGCGCCATCGCCGAAGTCATCAAGGAATCCACCGTCTGTAGCCTGGCGCGTGCCAACGAGCGCGACATCCGCGCCGCCGGCGAAGCCATCGCCCCGGCACCGAGAAAGCGCATCCACACCTTCATCGCCACCAGCCCTATCCATATGGAGAAGAAGCTGCGCATGACGCCGGATGAAGTGGTGGAAGCCGCGATCAAAGCCGTAAAACTGGCCCGCGAGTACACCGATGACGTGGAATTCTCGGCCGAAGACGCGCTGCGCTCCGACATCGACTTCCTCGCCCGCATCTTCGGCGAAGTGATCAAAGCCGGTGCCACCACGCTGAACGTGCCGGACACCGTGGGCTACGCGGTGCCAAAAGTCACCGAAGCTTTCTTCCGCGAGCTGATCGCCAAGACCCCGGGCGGCGACAAGGTCATCTGGTCTGCCCACTGCCATAACGACCTGGGCATGGCGGTCGCCAACAGCCTGGCGGCGGTACTGGGCGGTGCCCGCCAGGTGGAATGTACCATCAACGGCCTGGGCGAGCGTGCCGGTAATGCCGCGATGGAAGAAATCGTGATGGCGGTGAAAACCCGCAAAGACGTGTTCGGCGTGGAAACCCGCGTGGATGCCACCCAGATCGTACCGGGCTCCAAGCTGGTGTCCACCATTACCGGCTACCCGGTGCAGCCGAACAAGGCCATTGTGGGTGCCAACGCCTTTGCCCACGAGTCCGGCATCCATCAGGATGGCGTGCTGAAGCACCGCGAGACCTACGAAATCATGTCGGCCGAATCGGTAGGCTGGACCGCCAACCGCCTGACGCTGGGCAAACTGTCCGGTCGCAACGCCTTCCGTACCAAACTGCAGGCGCTGGGCATCGTGCTGGAAAGCGAAGAAGCACTGAACGCCGCTTTTGCCCGCTTTAAAGAGCTGGCCGACAAGAAGCGCGAGATTTTCGACGAAGATTTGCACGCCCTGGTGTCCGACCAGCTGGTGGCGGCCGAACAGGAAGACTACAAGTTCGTGTCGCTGAAAGTGGCCACCGAAACCGGCGAAGAGCCGCAGGCACACATCGTGTTTGTGGAGCGCGGCAACGAGCACCGCGCCGAGTCCGGTGGGTCCGGCCCCGTGGATGCTGCCTTCAAGGCCATCGAAAGCGTGGTGAAAAGCGAAGCCGAGCTGGAGCTGTACTCGGTGAACGCCATCACCAAGGGCACCGAATCGCAGGGTGAAGTGACCGTGCGCCTGGCCAAGGATGGCCGCATCGTTAACGGTCAGGGTGCCGATACCGACATTATCGTGGCCAGCGCCAAGGCGTACCTGGCTGCACTGAACAAGCTGTCCAGCAAGACCGAGCGCGTACACGCGCAAGGCCCGGTGTAA
- a CDS encoding DUF2242 domain-containing protein yields MSAFARVVVLGSLALLAACSGTKYAYQKEAFDTKGPFDRHFNAPKAVVYQAMKRVALRQGFAVEKDAEASNALVVSKQYQQDNLNTLLTISGIVTGAGNTSDAWIAAQEVTLKSHETKQTTSVGFLSLSIPIPTGTTATLTKERGETVVDPVFYERMFASIEREVPNVRAQLESQKLEDDARLRSEIEQKLRIEMEIKARLEAERVAKLEAEQQAKLQKQAADAAAANAAPAPASVPVVVPGSSPAVPAAAPVSGS; encoded by the coding sequence ATGAGCGCATTCGCACGAGTCGTTGTTCTGGGCAGCCTGGCGCTGCTGGCGGCCTGTTCTGGCACCAAGTACGCTTATCAAAAAGAAGCGTTTGATACCAAAGGCCCGTTTGACCGGCATTTCAATGCCCCGAAAGCTGTGGTGTACCAGGCCATGAAACGTGTGGCGCTGCGCCAGGGTTTTGCCGTGGAAAAAGACGCGGAAGCCAGTAACGCGCTGGTGGTGTCCAAGCAGTATCAGCAAGATAACCTGAATACCCTGCTGACCATTTCCGGCATCGTGACCGGTGCGGGCAACACGTCTGATGCGTGGATTGCCGCGCAAGAGGTGACGCTGAAGAGCCACGAAACCAAGCAGACGACGTCGGTCGGTTTCCTGAGCTTGTCCATTCCCATTCCTACCGGCACGACTGCCACGCTCACCAAAGAGCGCGGCGAGACGGTAGTCGACCCGGTGTTCTACGAACGCATGTTTGCCTCCATCGAGCGCGAAGTGCCGAACGTGCGCGCCCAGCTGGAAAGCCAGAAGCTGGAAGACGATGCCCGTCTGCGCAGCGAAATCGAGCAGAAGCTGCGTATCGAAATGGAAATCAAGGCGCGACTGGAAGCCGAACGTGTGGCCAAGCTGGAGGCAGAGCAGCAGGCCAAGCTGCAGAAGCAGGCCGCCGATGCAGCTGCGGCCAACGCTGCCCCGGCGCCAGCCAGTGTGCCAGTGGTGGTGCCAGGCAGCAGCCCGGCTGTACCGGCTGCAGCGCCAGTTAGCGGCAGCTAA
- the bioD gene encoding dethiobiotin synthase, with protein sequence MGQAFFITGTDTEIGKTHSAVKLTQHYQAQGLRVLAMKPVASGCEVLPDGSWHNDDVARLCAATGQTDTALMNPYRFLPPVSPHIAARQAGVTVSLDVLADHAQRLAADCDVLLVEGAGGWMAPLRDDCLMQDLARHLGLPVILVVGMRLGCINHALLTAQAIRAAGCELAGWVANRVVPNQPAFEDNLATLVQHLGEPMLLLPYEGTR encoded by the coding sequence ATGGGTCAGGCATTTTTCATTACCGGGACCGATACCGAAATCGGCAAGACGCACAGCGCGGTCAAGCTGACACAACACTACCAGGCACAGGGCCTGCGCGTGCTGGCGATGAAACCGGTAGCCAGTGGCTGCGAAGTGCTGCCGGACGGCAGCTGGCACAATGACGACGTGGCGCGGCTATGCGCGGCCACCGGCCAGACCGATACCGCGCTGATGAACCCGTACCGTTTTTTGCCGCCGGTATCGCCGCATATCGCCGCCCGTCAGGCCGGGGTCACGGTGTCGCTGGACGTGCTGGCCGACCATGCCCAACGGTTGGCCGCAGATTGCGATGTGCTGCTGGTGGAAGGGGCGGGGGGCTGGATGGCGCCACTGCGTGACGATTGTCTGATGCAAGACCTGGCGCGCCACCTTGGCCTGCCGGTAATACTGGTGGTAGGCATGCGGCTGGGCTGCATCAACCACGCGCTGCTGACGGCGCAAGCCATCCGTGCCGCTGGCTGCGAGCTGGCGGGCTGGGTGGCGAACCGGGTGGTGCCGAATCAGCCGGCTTTCGAGGACAATCTGGCCACGCTGGTGCAGCATCTGGGTGAGCCCATGCTGCTGCTGCCGTATGAGGGCACCCGCTAG
- a CDS encoding cytochrome c oxidase assembly protein — protein MSDRRPSTPSFIVLLLKVLLILCVLGMLAAGFSPLYQAFMRLTGLGGAAHAQAVPASQLVWLRIDESTPGQPWQVRPLQGAQQVKPGQFVQLMVEVRNNQPHFAAMQALPVYQPAAAAAYVQKLECFCFAQQLFSPGQVRRFPVVVVIDKQLPATLRQISLAYQIQDRPA, from the coding sequence ATGTCAGACCGCCGTCCGTCTACCCCTTCGTTTATTGTCCTGCTGCTTAAAGTGCTGCTGATACTGTGCGTGCTGGGCATGTTGGCCGCAGGTTTTTCGCCGCTCTATCAGGCATTCATGCGCCTCACCGGTTTGGGGGGGGCTGCCCATGCACAGGCCGTGCCGGCTAGCCAGCTGGTATGGCTGCGCATAGATGAAAGTACCCCTGGCCAGCCTTGGCAGGTGCGCCCGCTGCAGGGGGCGCAGCAGGTAAAACCGGGGCAGTTTGTGCAGCTGATGGTGGAGGTGCGCAATAACCAGCCGCATTTTGCGGCCATGCAGGCCTTGCCGGTCTATCAGCCGGCCGCAGCTGCCGCGTATGTGCAAAAGCTCGAATGTTTTTGCTTCGCGCAGCAGCTGTTCTCGCCAGGCCAGGTGCGCCGCTTTCCGGTAGTGGTGGTCATCGACAAGCAGCTACCGGCTACGCTGCGCCAGATAAGCCTGGCGTATCAGATACAGGACAGGCCGGCATGA
- a CDS encoding SURF1 family cytochrome oxidase biogenesis protein, producing the protein MLRCLALLALAWALWQWQQGGQAVQLQEAFARAANLPPQALAEVAQDAVPQGQRVWLAVRDSAASVRIANARLQGREGVRQWQAVQLADGSWVVIDRGWLARPAGVLLLPLPTGRLLGRWVPLPPDLVAPPAKLGLSGEVDGLDWPALARQLPGPLRQGLVVLDPALRPHISWPVSAAADPARHYRQARMALLLGLLLLLCSRLLPRRPA; encoded by the coding sequence GTGTTGCGTTGCCTGGCGCTGCTGGCGCTGGCTTGGGCGTTGTGGCAGTGGCAGCAGGGGGGGCAGGCGGTGCAGCTGCAGGAGGCATTTGCCCGTGCGGCCAACCTGCCGCCGCAAGCCTTGGCCGAGGTGGCGCAAGATGCGGTGCCACAGGGGCAGCGTGTCTGGCTGGCGGTGCGCGATAGCGCGGCCAGTGTGCGTATTGCTAATGCCAGGCTGCAAGGCCGCGAGGGTGTGCGCCAGTGGCAGGCCGTGCAGCTGGCGGATGGTAGCTGGGTGGTGATCGACCGCGGCTGGCTGGCCAGGCCGGCCGGTGTATTGCTGTTGCCCTTGCCTACCGGGCGGCTGCTGGGCCGCTGGGTGCCGCTGCCGCCCGATCTGGTGGCACCGCCGGCCAAGCTGGGGCTCAGCGGCGAGGTAGATGGGCTGGACTGGCCGGCGTTGGCACGGCAGCTGCCAGGCCCCTTGCGCCAGGGCTTGGTGGTGCTCGACCCGGCACTGCGCCCCCATATCAGCTGGCCGGTCAGCGCGGCGGCTGACCCGGCCAGGCATTATCGGCAAGCAAGGATGGCATTGTTGCTGGGCTTGCTGCTGTTATTGTGCTCGCGTCTGTTGCCCCGCCGTCCTGCTTGA
- a CDS encoding SCO family protein, with amino-acid sequence MKSFGKLLAAATLAMTLLACTPAETLSFKGTDISTADFGKPFTLTGQDGKPHNLADYQGKAVALFFGYTHCPDICPTTMLEYQQVMKLLGKDGDRVQVLFVSIDPQRDTPQVLAGYVPFFDKRFMGLTGSAAQVQAVASQYKIVAQRQPRQDGGYTMDHSAGSYLFDTKGQLRVYVPYGTPSADIAHDLQQLLR; translated from the coding sequence ATGAAATCGTTTGGCAAACTCTTGGCCGCGGCCACGCTGGCCATGACTTTACTGGCCTGTACCCCTGCAGAAACACTATCGTTCAAGGGCACGGATATCAGTACGGCCGATTTCGGCAAGCCGTTTACCCTGACGGGGCAGGATGGCAAGCCGCATAATCTGGCTGACTATCAGGGCAAGGCGGTAGCGCTGTTTTTTGGCTATACCCATTGCCCGGATATTTGCCCTACCACCATGCTGGAGTATCAGCAGGTGATGAAGCTGCTCGGCAAGGATGGCGACCGTGTGCAGGTGTTGTTTGTCAGCATCGACCCGCAGCGCGATACGCCGCAGGTACTGGCCGGTTATGTACCATTTTTCGATAAGCGCTTCATGGGGCTGACCGGTAGCGCGGCGCAAGTGCAGGCGGTGGCCAGCCAGTACAAGATCGTGGCGCAGCGGCAGCCGCGCCAGGACGGTGGCTACACCATGGACCACAGTGCCGGCAGCTATTTGTTTGACACTAAAGGCCAGCTGCGTGTGTATGTGCCTTACGGCACCCCGTCTGCGGATATCGCGCATGATTTGCAGCAATTGTTGCGCTAG
- a CDS encoding flagellar brake protein, whose amino-acid sequence MTEEKHSGSEPADLSRFTLSSRAEIVQHLRTIIDQRQNVTVFSNKGKSFIITRLLDIDPERGVMVLDWGAKEHENRMLLQSERNVFVSAPSGVKTQFATGEVREISFEGAPAFEAPLPAQVIRLQRRDFFRIHTPVAQPVLCRLPDHPDGEKLIPLFDISLGGMALTLTPAQAGWLSEGMVLRQAVIELKPFGVLQVGVEVRHIMRLQLKNGMEMLRAGCLFQGMNTPRETLVQRYIAQLERERRALVR is encoded by the coding sequence GTGACTGAAGAAAAACATAGCGGCAGCGAGCCTGCAGACCTGTCCCGGTTTACCCTGTCTAGCCGGGCCGAGATCGTGCAACATCTGCGCACCATTATCGACCAGCGCCAGAACGTAACGGTGTTTTCCAACAAGGGTAAGTCTTTCATCATTACCCGGCTGCTGGATATCGACCCCGAGCGCGGCGTGATGGTGCTGGACTGGGGGGCGAAAGAGCACGAAAACCGCATGTTGCTGCAAAGCGAGCGCAATGTGTTCGTTAGCGCCCCGTCCGGGGTGAAAACCCAGTTTGCCACCGGCGAAGTCCGCGAAATCAGCTTTGAAGGTGCCCCTGCGTTCGAGGCGCCGCTGCCGGCGCAGGTTATCCGCCTGCAGCGCCGCGATTTCTTCCGTATCCATACGCCGGTAGCGCAGCCGGTGCTGTGCCGGCTGCCGGATCACCCCGACGGTGAGAAGCTTATTCCGCTGTTTGATATCAGCCTGGGTGGTATGGCGCTGACGCTGACCCCGGCGCAGGCCGGCTGGCTGAGCGAGGGCATGGTGTTGCGCCAGGCGGTGATCGAGCTTAAACCTTTCGGGGTGCTGCAAGTAGGTGTGGAAGTGCGCCATATCATGCGGCTGCAGCTGAAAAATGGCATGGAAATGCTGCGCGCGGGCTGTTTGTTCCAAGGTATGAATACCCCGCGCGAAACGCTGGTGCAGCGCTACATCGCGCAGCTTGAGCGGGAGCGCCGTGCTCTGGTACGCTGA
- the hisG gene encoding ATP phosphoribosyltransferase, translating into MTLTIALSKGRIFEETLPLLAAAGIVPAEAPESSRKLIIGTNRPDVKLVIVRASDVPTYVQYGAADLGIAGRDVLIEHGGAGLYQPLDLNIAKCKMMVAVENGFDYEAAVKHGARLKVATKYPQIAREHFAAKGVHVDIIKLYGSMELAPLVGLADAIVDLVSTGGTLKANNLVAVEHIIDISSRLVVNQAALKLKYDTIQPVLDAFAGAVQP; encoded by the coding sequence ATGACCCTGACCATTGCCCTGTCCAAGGGCCGTATTTTTGAAGAAACCTTGCCGTTGCTGGCTGCCGCCGGCATCGTGCCGGCCGAAGCGCCGGAATCTTCCCGCAAACTCATCATCGGTACCAACCGCCCCGACGTGAAGCTGGTGATCGTGCGCGCCTCCGACGTGCCCACCTACGTGCAGTACGGCGCCGCCGACCTGGGTATTGCCGGCCGCGACGTGCTGATCGAGCACGGTGGTGCCGGCCTGTACCAGCCACTGGACCTGAATATTGCCAAGTGCAAGATGATGGTGGCGGTAGAAAACGGCTTTGACTACGAGGCCGCCGTCAAGCACGGCGCCCGCCTGAAAGTGGCCACCAAATACCCGCAGATCGCGCGTGAGCACTTTGCCGCCAAAGGCGTACACGTGGACATCATCAAACTGTACGGCTCCATGGAGCTGGCGCCGCTGGTGGGCCTGGCCGACGCCATCGTCGACTTGGTGTCTACCGGTGGCACGCTGAAGGCCAACAATCTGGTGGCCGTCGAGCACATCATCGATATCAGCTCGCGTCTGGTGGTGAACCAGGCGGCGCTGAAACTCAAGTACGACACTATCCAGCCGGTGCTGGATGCCTTCGCTGGCGCCGTCCAGCCGTAA
- the hisD gene encoding histidinol dehydrogenase produces MQRLSSTQADFDARLKALLAFETAQDPAVDTAVAAICEDVKARGDAAVVEYTNRFDRMSAASMAELTLSRDALQAAHDRLPGHVRDALVAAAERVRRYHEKQLAHSWSYEDEDGTLLGQQVTPLDRVGIYVPGGKAAYPSSVLMNAMPAKVAGVGEIIMVVPTPNGEQNDLVLAAAYIAGVDKVFTCGGAQAVAALAYGTQTVPQVDKITGPGNAYVAAAKRRVFGVVGIDMVAGPSEILVICDGDTDPDWIAMDLFSQAEHDEIAQAILLCPSAEYIARVEASIAKLLPAMPRRAIIEQSLANRGALIQVRDLAEACEISNYIAPEHLELSVAEPDAWLPSLRHAGAIFMGRFTSESLGDYCAGPNHVLPTSRTARFASPLGVYDFQKRSSLIRVSHAGAQKLGKIASILAHGEGLTAHARAAELRLDE; encoded by the coding sequence ATGCAACGCCTGTCTTCTACCCAAGCCGACTTCGACGCCCGCCTGAAAGCCCTGCTGGCGTTCGAAACCGCTCAGGACCCCGCCGTCGATACCGCTGTCGCCGCCATCTGCGAGGACGTCAAAGCCCGCGGTGACGCCGCCGTCGTGGAGTACACCAACCGCTTCGACCGCATGAGCGCCGCCAGCATGGCCGAGCTCACCCTCAGCCGCGACGCGCTGCAAGCCGCGCACGACCGCCTGCCGGGCCATGTGCGTGACGCGCTGGTCGCTGCCGCCGAGCGCGTGCGCCGCTATCACGAAAAGCAGCTGGCGCACTCCTGGAGCTACGAGGACGAAGACGGCACGCTGCTGGGCCAGCAAGTTACCCCGCTGGACCGCGTGGGTATCTACGTACCCGGCGGCAAGGCAGCCTATCCCAGCTCGGTGCTGATGAACGCCATGCCGGCCAAGGTGGCGGGGGTGGGCGAGATCATCATGGTGGTGCCCACGCCGAACGGCGAGCAGAACGACCTGGTGTTGGCCGCAGCCTACATCGCGGGCGTGGACAAGGTGTTTACCTGTGGCGGTGCCCAGGCGGTAGCCGCGCTGGCCTACGGTACCCAGACCGTACCGCAGGTCGACAAGATCACCGGCCCGGGCAATGCCTACGTAGCCGCCGCCAAGCGCCGCGTGTTCGGTGTGGTGGGTATCGACATGGTGGCCGGCCCGTCCGAGATTCTGGTGATTTGCGATGGCGACACCGACCCGGACTGGATCGCCATGGACCTGTTCAGCCAGGCCGAGCACGACGAAATTGCCCAGGCCATTCTGCTGTGCCCGTCGGCGGAGTACATCGCCCGCGTGGAAGCCAGCATCGCCAAGCTGCTGCCGGCCATGCCGCGCCGCGCCATCATCGAGCAGAGCCTGGCCAACCGTGGCGCGCTGATCCAGGTGCGCGACCTGGCCGAAGCCTGCGAGATCTCGAATTACATTGCGCCCGAGCACCTGGAGCTGTCGGTGGCCGAGCCGGACGCGTGGCTGCCCAGCTTGCGCCACGCCGGTGCCATCTTCATGGGCCGCTTCACTTCGGAAAGCCTGGGCGATTACTGCGCCGGCCCCAATCACGTGCTGCCTACCAGCCGCACCGCACGTTTTGCCAGCCCACTGGGCGTGTACGACTTCCAGAAACGCAGCAGCCTGATCCGTGTGTCGCACGCCGGGGCGCAAAAGCTGGGCAAGATCGCCAGCATCCTAGCGCATGGCGAGGGCCTGACCGCACACGCCCGTGCGGCAGAATTACGCCTGGATGAATGA
- a CDS encoding ABC transporter substrate-binding protein, protein MTRYLARLCLAFLFAQAYAATPTVLLVDSYHAGYAWSQAWRAALMRTLGSSVQFSYAELDSKRQPRDQLEPRAKQIMAQIQRQQPQLVVVADDAALRFVGTRLAGSTTPVVYLGINQNPRHYLQDYAANVTGVLERPLIRRNINLMRQMVPGMRRVLLLFDNDLTSEVIQEELFGRANSLQDGAVQIDLVRAIDYTDWQRQVSQAGGRYQAIWTGLYQTLRDTNGKLVPDSEVIAWTAANSKLPLFAFWDFAIGPDKAIGGLVLSGSDQGRLAAGLVQQILFQRRQPGSLFPLNGGSGHLLFSRRALQRFGLTLPPAWAGQVQLIE, encoded by the coding sequence ATGACACGTTACCTGGCCAGACTCTGTCTGGCCTTTCTTTTTGCGCAAGCTTACGCCGCGACGCCCACCGTGTTACTGGTAGACAGCTATCACGCGGGTTACGCCTGGAGCCAGGCCTGGCGCGCCGCGCTGATGCGTACGCTGGGCAGCTCGGTGCAGTTTTCCTATGCCGAGCTGGATAGCAAACGCCAGCCCCGCGACCAGCTGGAGCCGCGAGCCAAACAGATTATGGCGCAGATCCAGCGTCAGCAGCCGCAGCTGGTGGTGGTGGCGGACGATGCCGCCTTGCGCTTTGTCGGTACTCGCCTGGCTGGCAGCACCACGCCGGTGGTGTATCTGGGTATCAACCAGAACCCGCGCCATTATTTGCAAGACTACGCGGCCAACGTAACGGGTGTGCTGGAGCGGCCGCTGATACGCCGTAATATCAACCTGATGCGCCAGATGGTGCCGGGCATGCGGCGTGTGCTGCTGCTGTTCGATAATGACCTGACCTCCGAAGTGATCCAGGAGGAGCTGTTCGGCCGCGCCAACAGTCTGCAGGACGGTGCGGTGCAGATCGACCTGGTACGCGCCATCGACTACACCGATTGGCAGCGTCAGGTGAGCCAGGCCGGTGGCCGCTACCAGGCGATCTGGACCGGCCTGTACCAGACGCTGCGCGACACCAACGGCAAGCTGGTACCGGATAGCGAGGTCATCGCCTGGACGGCGGCCAACAGCAAGCTGCCCTTGTTCGCGTTCTGGGATTTTGCCATCGGGCCGGACAAGGCCATTGGCGGGCTGGTGTTGTCCGGTAGCGACCAGGGCAGGTTGGCCGCAGGCCTGGTGCAGCAGATACTGTTTCAGCGCCGCCAGCCTGGCAGCCTGTTTCCGCTCAATGGCGGCAGTGGCCACTTGCTGTTCAGCCGCCGTGCGCTGCAGCGGTTTGGCCTTACCCTGCCGCCGGCATGGGCAGGGCAAGTGCAGCTGATCGAGTAG
- the hisC gene encoding histidinol-phosphate transaminase, whose product MSIQQWFRPDVLAMQAYHVADATGYLKLDAMENPYRLPDALRAELGQTLAEVALNRYPDPHGDGLKDQLKAAFAIPPAADVVLGNGSDELITLLTQALPADSVVLALEPSFVMYRMNAQLSRMRYVGVPLNDDFTLNLDATLAAIATHQPAVVFVSYPNNPTGPRFARQQVEAILDAAPGLVVVDEAYQAFAADTFMDLAGQHPQLIVMRTLSKIGLAGLRLGYAAGAPDVIAQLDKVRPPYNVNVLTQAAAKFALRHLDVFDAQASELRAERSRLAAALSAYAQCTVFPSEANFVTVRVPDAPALFAALKAAGILVKNLHGYHPLLQHCLRLTVGSPDENTAVLAAIDSFFA is encoded by the coding sequence ATGTCTATACAGCAGTGGTTCCGCCCCGATGTCCTGGCCATGCAGGCCTACCATGTTGCCGATGCAACGGGCTATCTCAAGCTCGATGCAATGGAAAACCCGTACCGACTCCCTGACGCCTTGCGCGCCGAGCTGGGCCAGACCCTGGCCGAGGTGGCGCTGAACCGCTACCCCGACCCGCACGGCGATGGCCTGAAAGACCAGCTCAAAGCGGCGTTCGCCATCCCCCCCGCTGCCGATGTGGTGCTGGGCAATGGCTCCGACGAGCTGATCACCCTGCTGACCCAGGCACTGCCTGCTGACAGCGTGGTGCTGGCGCTGGAGCCTTCCTTCGTGATGTACCGCATGAACGCGCAGCTGTCGCGCATGCGTTACGTGGGCGTGCCGCTGAACGACGACTTCACCCTGAATCTGGACGCCACCCTAGCTGCCATCGCCACGCACCAGCCGGCGGTGGTATTCGTGTCCTACCCCAACAACCCTACTGGCCCGCGCTTTGCCCGCCAGCAGGTAGAAGCCATTCTCGACGCCGCCCCCGGCCTGGTGGTGGTGGACGAGGCCTATCAGGCCTTTGCTGCCGATACCTTTATGGATCTGGCCGGCCAGCACCCGCAGCTGATCGTGATGCGCACGCTGTCCAAGATCGGCCTGGCCGGCCTGCGCCTGGGTTACGCTGCCGGCGCGCCGGACGTGATCGCCCAGCTAGACAAGGTGCGCCCGCCGTATAACGTGAACGTGCTGACCCAGGCCGCCGCCAAATTCGCGCTGCGTCATCTGGACGTGTTCGACGCCCAGGCGTCCGAGCTGCGCGCCGAGCGCAGCAGGTTGGCCGCAGCGCTGTCGGCATACGCGCAGTGCACGGTGTTCCCGTCCGAGGCCAACTTTGTCACCGTGCGCGTACCGGACGCCCCGGCGCTGTTTGCTGCGCTGAAAGCCGCCGGCATCCTGGTTAAAAACCTGCACGGTTACCACCCGCTATTGCAACACTGCCTGCGCCTGACCGTGGGTAGCCCCGATGAAAACACGGCCGTGCTTGCGGCCATCGATTCCTTTTTTGCCTGA
- the hisB gene encoding imidazoleglycerol-phosphate dehydratase HisB — MRTATVTRNTLETQITISLNLDGTGVGRFDTGVPFLDHMMDQIARHGLIDLDVHARGDLHIDAHHTVEDIGITLGQAFAKAIGDKKGIRRYGHAYVPLDEALSRVVIDLSGRPGLEYHIPFTRACIGSFDVDLFSEFFHGFVNHSMVTLHIDNLRGVNSHHQAETVFKAFGRALRMAVEVDERMAGQTPSTKGTLTA, encoded by the coding sequence ATGCGCACCGCTACCGTTACCCGCAATACCCTGGAAACCCAGATCACCATCAGCCTGAACCTGGATGGTACCGGCGTAGGCCGCTTTGACACCGGCGTGCCGTTTCTCGACCACATGATGGACCAGATCGCCCGCCACGGCCTGATCGACCTGGACGTGCACGCCCGCGGCGACCTGCATATCGACGCCCACCACACCGTGGAAGACATCGGTATCACGCTGGGCCAGGCTTTTGCCAAAGCCATCGGCGACAAGAAGGGCATCCGCCGCTACGGCCACGCCTACGTGCCGCTGGACGAGGCGCTGTCGCGCGTGGTGATCGACCTGTCCGGCCGCCCGGGGCTGGAGTACCACATTCCGTTCACCCGCGCCTGTATCGGCAGCTTTGACGTGGACCTGTTCAGCGAATTCTTCCACGGCTTTGTAAACCACAGCATGGTGACGCTGCACATCGACAACCTGCGTGGCGTGAACAGCCATCACCAGGCCGAAACCGTGTTCAAGGCCTTCGGCCGTGCGCTGCGCATGGCGGTAGAGGTGGACGAACGCATGGCCGGCCAGACACCGTCCACCAAAGGGACGCTGACCGCATGA